A window of Cellulomonas wangleii genomic DNA:
ACCAGGTGCGGGCGTGGATCCCGGGTCGCTACGCCACCCTGGGCGCCGACGGCTTCGGGTTCTCCGACACCCGCGCGGCGGCGCGTCGGCACTTCAAGATCGACGGTCCGTCGACGGTGGTGCGGGTGCTGCAGCAGCTGGTGCTCGAGGGCAAGGTCGACCCGTCCCTGCCGGCGCAGGCGATCGAGCGGTACCGCCTGCACGACGTCACCGCCGGCACGTCCGGCAACACGGGTGGCGACTCCTGACGCCACGCCGCACGACGAACGCCCCCGGCCCTGCGGCCGGGGGCGTTCGTGCGTTCGTGGGTGGTGCGCGGTGGACGGCGTGCCGGGGCGACCCGGCGCGTCAGGTGCCGGGGATGGACTGCTGTGCGCGCGCGATCTCCTGCGCCAGCTCGGCCTTCAGCCCGGAGACGGTCGGCTGGTCCGGGTACAGGTCCAGCGACGTCAGGTGCTGCTTGGCCTCGAGCGGGCGGTCGGCGGCGATCGCGGCCCGGACGAGCTCGCGGGCGACGTCGGGGACGTGCTCGCGCGGCCGCCAGTGACCGACCCCGAGGTTGAGCGCCTCGACGGGCTGCCCGGCGTCCGTGAGCAGGGCCAGCGCCTGCGTCAGCGCCTGACCGGAGGGGTCGCGCTCCGCGGCGGTCGTCAGCCGGCGGATCGTCCCCTCGTGGTCATCGCGCACGGAGAGCCGTGCGACCTCGATCAGCGGGAACCAGGCGCGCGGGTTGCCGGCGAGCTCCTCGCCGAGCGACCACACGGCCAGGTCGGCGGCGTGCTGCCGCTCGTGCTCGACGTTCGGCGCGGTCAGCGGGTCCTGCTCGGGGACGGACTCCGCGGCCCGGCGACGCACGATCTCGGCGAGGGCCTGGAAGGCGCGCTCGTTGTTCGGGTCGTCGCTCAGCATGGACCGCAGCGCGTCCTCGTGGAGCGTGTCGCCGCGTCGCGAGGCCTTCGTCGGGCGACGCGCCCCGACCGTGGAGGCCGAGGAGGGTCGCCTCATGAGCTGTCGCAGGCGGGGCAGAAGAGCCATGCCGAGACCCTATCCGGTCAGCCCGCGCCGCACCTTCCCGAGGACCCTCACGGGTGCGTGCGACGCTGCCGGACATTTGTCGACTTCCCACAACAGCGCCCCTATGCTCGCGCCATGGCGACGTCTCCCCGGACGCCGGCGGCGCGTGCGCCCCGTCGCACCGTTCCCCCCGTCCCCGACGGCGGCACCGCCGTCCCCGGTACGCCCACCGACCAGAGCGAGACGCAGCGGCGCGTGCGCGAGGGCACAGGTCTGCTCGCGGCCGCGGCCATGCGTCGGCTGGACGCCGACCTCTCGTGGTACCGCGCGCTGCCGGCCGAGGACCGGTCCTGGGTCAACCTGGTCGCACAGGCGGGCATCACCGCGTTCGTCACCTGGTACGCCGACCCGACGCAGCCCCCGCACGGAGTCGGTGAGATCTTCGCCACCGCCCCGCCCGAGCTGACGCGCTCGATCTCGCTCCAGCACACCCTCCAGCTGGTCCGGGTGGTCGTCGACGTCGTCGAGACGCACTCCGACCGGCTGGCCGCCCCGGGCGCGGAGCGCGAGCTGCGTGAGGCCGTGCTGCGGTACTCGCGGGAGGTGGCGTTCTCCGCGGCGGAGGTCTACGCGCGCGCCGCCGAGGTGCGCGGCGCCTGGGACGCCCGCCTCGAGGCGCTGGTCGTGGACGCACTGGTGCGCGGCGACGCCGACGACGCGCTGCGCTCGCGCGTGTCCGCCCTGGGCTGGAGCGGTCGCGGCGCGACGCTCGTCGTCGTGGGCACCACGACGGCCCACATGGACGAGGTCCGGGCCGCGGACCTGCGCCGGGCGACCCGGCGTGCGGCGGACGACGCGCTGGTCGGCATCCTCGGGGACCGCCTGGTCGTCTTCCTGGGCGGCGAGGGCGACCTGCGTGCCGCCGCGATGTCGCTGCTGCCGCGCTTCGGGCCCGGGCCCGTCGTCGTGGGTCCCACGGCCACCGGGCTGGCCGAGGCCACGCGCTCGGCGCGTGCCGCCCTCGCGGGGCTCGCCGCGGCCGCCGGCTGGGAACAGGCGCCACGGCCGGTGCACGCCGACGACCTGCTGCCCGAGCGGGTCCTCGTCGGGGACACCGAGGCCCGCCGGGCGCTCGTCGAGCGGGCCTACGCCCCGCTGGCGGCGAGCCAGGGGTCCCTGCTCGAGACGCTGTCGGCCTACCTGGGCGGGGGCCGGTCGCTGGAGGCCGCCGCCCGATCGCTGTACGTGCACCCCAACACCGTCCGGTACCGGTTGCGGCGTGTGGCCGACGTCACGGGCTGGGACCCGCTCGACGCACGCGAGTCGTACGTGCTGCAGACGGCACTGGCCGTCGGCAGGCTCGACGGCGCGGCGGGCTGACCGGCAGGTCGCCGCACCGCGACGGGACCTTTGTACGGGTCCGACAACGCTGGGTCGCGAGGTTGGTGCGTGGCGCGACCGGGCGGGGTCGTGCGGGCACGGCACAGTGGTCACGTGCTCGTCGTCGCCTGCCCCGGCCAGGGTGCCCAGTCCCCCGGCATGCTCGCCCCGTGGACGGAGGTCGACGGCTTCGTCGACGCCCTGCACCGCGCGAGCGAGGTCACCGGGACCGACCTGCTCGCGCACGGCACGACGTCGGACGCCGAGACCATCCGGGACACCGCGGTCGCCCAGCCGCTGCTGGTGGCCACCGCCCTGGCCACCCTGCGGGCCGTGCTCGGTGCCCCCGCGGGAACCGCGCTGCCCACGGCCGCCCGCGGCACCGTCGACGTCGTCGCCGGGCACTCCGTGGGTGAGCTCGCGGCCGCCGCCGTCGCCGGCGTGATGACGGACGACGAGGCCCTGCGCCTGGTCGCCGTGCGTGGCGCCGCCATGGCCCGCGCCGCCGCCGCGTCGCCCACCGGCATGCGCGCGGTCCTGGGCGGCGACCCGGAGGAGGTGCTCGCACGGCTCGCGGAGCTCGGGCTCGTGCCGGCCAACGTCAACGGGGCCGGGCAGGTCGTCGCGGCAGGGCCGCTCGACGCCCTGGCAGCGCTGGGCGACGCGCCTCCGACGCGTGCCCGCGTCGTCCCGTTGCAGGTGGCGGGTGCCTTCCACACCGACGCCATGGCGCCCGCGGTCGAGGAGCTGGCGGCCGCCGCCGCGCACGTCATCCCCCGCGACCCGGTCGTGACGCTGCTCGGCAACGGCGACGGCGCCGTCGTGCGGGACGGCGCGGACGCCGTGGCCCGCCTCGTGGCCCAGGTCGCCCGCCCCGTCCGGTGGGACCTGTGCCAGGCGACGCTCGTCGACCTGGGTGTGACCGCGCTCCTCGAGGTGGCCCCCGGCGGCGTCCTGACCGGCCTGGCGCGTCGTACGCTGCCGGGCGTCGAGACCCTCGCCCTGAAGTCCCCCGCCGACCTCGACGCCGCACGCGACCTCGTCCGTCGGCACGCCGGTACCGCCCTGACCCCCCAGGAGAGCCAGCCGTGACCCGTCCGACCCTCACGCAGGCCACCGGGCCCGCGCACACCCGCATCCTCGGGCTCGGCGCGGTGCGCGGCGAGCGCGTGGTCCCCAACGACGACCTCGTCGGCCCCATCGAGTCGTCCGACGAGTGGATCCGCCAGCGCACGGGCATCGTGACGCGGCGTCGCGCCGGTGAAGGCACCGACGTCCTCGACCTGGCGGAGGGCGCCGCCCGCGCCGCGCTGGAGCACGCCGGGCTGACCGGCGCGGACATCGACGTCGTCATCCTGTCCACGGTGACGTACTTCCACCAGACGCCCGCCGGGGCCGCCATCCTGGCCGACCGCATCGGCGCCACGCCGGCCGCGGCGTACGACATCTCGGCGGCCTGCGCGGGGTACTGCTACGGCATCGGTCAGGCCGATGCCCTGGTGCGTGCCGGGACGGCCCGCCACGTCCTGGTGATCGGCGCGGAGAAGATGAGCGAGTTCGTCGACCCGACGGACCGGTCCATCTCCTTCCTGCTCGGCGACGGTGCGGGCGCCGTCGTCGTCGGCCCGTCCGACACGCCCGGGATCGGCCCCACGGTGTGGGGCTCGGACGGCAGCCAGGCGCAGGCGATCCGCCAGACCCACTCGTGGCTCGCGACCCGCGACGAGGGCGCCGGGTGGCCGACCCTGCGCCAGGAGGGCCAGTCGGTCTTCAAGTGGGCCGTCTGGCAGATGGCCCCCGTCGCCCAGAAGGCGATGGACGCCGCCGGCGTCTCCCCGCAGGACATCGAGGCGTTCGTCCCGCACCAGGCCAACATGCGGATCATCGACCAGCTCATCAAGCAGCTGCGGCTGCCCGAGAGCGTCGTCGTGGGACGGGACATCGCCGACACCGGCAACACGTCCGCCGCGTCGATCCCCCTGGCCACGGAGCGCCTGCTGCGCGAGGGGCAGGTCGGCTCCGGCGCGCTCGCGCTGCAGATCGGCTTCGGCGCCGGCCTCGTCTACGCGGCCCAGGTCGTCGTCCTGCCCTGACCCGGTCGGCGCGGACCGCGCCTGTACCGTTCAGCACGTCCCAGCACCACCCGACACGAGGAGACACGATGGCGCACAGCGAGCAGGAGATCCTGGCCGGACTGGCCGAGATCGTCAGCGAGGAGACCGGCCTGCCGACCGACTCCGTCCTGCCCGAGAAGTCCTTCACCGACGACCTCGACATCGACTCGCTGTCGATGATGACGATCGTCACGCTCGCGGAGGAGAAGTTCGACGTCCAGATCCCCGACGACGAGGTCAAGAACCTCGCCACCGTGGGCGACGCCGTGAGCTTCATCGCCGGCGCCCAGGCCTGAGCCTGCGCGCCGCACCCGCGGCACCCGGGCGGTGCGCCGGCCTGCGGCCGTGCGCACCGCCCGCCTGACCCAAGGAGAACCCCATGAGCACCGTCCCCGAGGTCGTCGTCACCGGCCTGGGCGCCACCACGCCGCTCGGCGGTGACGTCCCCAGCACGTGGCGGGCGGCGCTGGCCGGTGAGTCCGGCGCGGCCACGTTCGAGAACGACTGGGCCGAGCGCTACGACATCGCCGTGAACTTCGGGGCGATGGTCAAGGTCCCCGCGGACCAGGTGCTCCCCCGGCCCGAGCTCAAGCGGATGGACCCCTCCGCGCAGTACGCGGTCATCGCCACGCGCGAGGCGTGGGCGGACGCGGGCTCCCCCGAGGTCGACGGCGACCGCCTCGGCGCCGTGGTGTCCTCGGGCATCGGCGGCATCTGGACGACCCTGGACGCGTGGGACACGCTGCGGGAGAAGGGCGGTCGCCGGGTCCTGCCCATGACCGTGCCCATGCTCATGCCGAACTCGCCCGTCGCGTACGTCTCGCTGGAGCTCGGTGCCCGTGCCGGCGCGCACGCGCTCGTCTCGGCGTGCGCGTCCGGTGCGGAGGCCATCGGGTACGCCGTGCAGATGATCCGCGACGGACGTGCCGACGTGGTGGTCGCGGGCGGCACCGAGGCCACGATCCACCCCATGCCCATCGCCGCGTTCGCGGCGTCACGCACCCTGTCGACACGGAATGACGACCCCGCGGGGGCGTCGCGCCCGTACGACGTCGACCGCGACGGCTTCGTCATCGGCGAGGGCGCCGGCATCGTGGTGCTGGAGTCCGCCGCGCACGCCGCGGCGCGCGGTGCCCGCGTGTACGCACGGATCGGCGGCGTCGGCCTGTCTGCCGACGGCTACCACCTGACGTCGCCCGAGCCGTCCGGCGACGGGCAGGTCCGCGCGATGCGCGCCGCCCTGGCCGACTCCGGCGTGGCAGCCGCCGACGTGACCCACGTCAACGCGCACGCGACGTCGACGGTCGTGGGCGACCTCATCGAGGCCCGCTCCATCCGCGGTGTGCTGGGCGACGACGCCGACCACGTGGCGCTCTCGGCGACCAAGTCGATGACCGGGCACCTGCTCGGCGGCGCCGGTGCGCTCGAGACGATCTTCACCGTCCTCGCGGTGCACGACCGCCAGGCGCCGCCGACGATCAACGTCGCGAACCCCGACCCGGAGCTGGTGCTCGACCTCGTGCGCGACACCCCGCGCGCACTGCCCGCCGGTCCCGTCGCCGCCATCAACAACTCGTTCGGGTTCGGCGGTCACAACGTCGCCCTGGTGGTCACCTCCGCCTGACGCGGGCCTGCGGCGCCGTCCGCGGGCCTCCGGGCGGGCCATCACCGCGCACCTGCCCGGTCGCACGACGGCGCCCGCTCCCCTCTCCGGGTGCGGGCGCCGTCGTGCGACCGGTCGGTGCGTCAGCCGACGCGGTGCAGCCACCGCACGGGCGCGCCGGCGCCCGCGTAGCGGAACGGCTCGAGCTCGTCGTCCCACGCCTGCCCGAGGGCCAGGTCGAGCTCGGCACGCAGCCGCTCGGGTTCGGCGGCGTGCTCGAGCGCCGCGCGGATCCGGTCCTCGGGGATCACAACGTTGCCGTGCACGTCGGTGGCGGCGTGGAAGATGCCGAGCTCGGGCGTGTGGCTCCAGCGCGACCCGTCGACGCCGGCGCTCGGCTCCTCGGTGACCTCGTAGCGCAGGTGCGCCCAGCCGCGCAGCGCGGACGCCAGGCGGGCTCCGGTGCCCGGCGCCGCCTGCCACGACAGCTCCGCGCGGTAGAAGCTCGGCCCGGCGGGCTGCTGCGTCCAGTCCAGGCTGACGCGCGCGCCCAGCGCGTTGCCTGCCGCCCACTCGACGTGGGGGCACAGCGCGCGCGGCGCGGAGTGCACGAAAAGTACACCGCGGGTGATGGCACCGGCCATGTCGTCCTCCCGGTTGGGCTCGAGGGTCGCCTTCCCCAACGACCTCGCCCCGTGTCGGGAACGTCATCAGCACGGATGCAGCGCACGCGGCGTGCACGGCACAGGATGCCCCATGCGTCGCCGCAGGTCCAGCGGACGCGCGGGACGTCTCAGAGCTGCTCGCGGATGGCCCGCATCGCCTTCTTGCGCACGGAGCGCTCGAGCCGGTCCAGGTACAGCATGCCGTCGAGGTGGTCGACCTCGTGCTGCAGGCAGCGCGCCATGAGCTCGGTGCCCTCGACCACGACCTCCCGGCCGTCGAGGTCCGTGCCCACCACGCGGGCGTACCAGGCCCGGTGCGTCGGGAACCACAGCCCCGGCACCGACAGGCAGCCCTCGTCGCCGTCCTGGTACTCGTCCTCGGACAGCTCGACGATGACGGGGTTCAGCACGTAGCCGATCTCGTCGTCGATGTTCCACGAGAACGCCCGCAGGCCGACGCCGATCTGGTTGGCGGCCAGGCCGGCACGCCCCTCCATGTCGACGGTCTCGAGCAGGTCCTCGACGAGCGAGCGGACCCGGTCGTCGATCGTGGTGATCGGGTCGCACGGGGTGCGCAGCACGGGGTCGCCGACGATGCGGATCTCACGCAGGGCCATGTCCTGATCCTTTCACG
This region includes:
- a CDS encoding PucR family transcriptional regulator, whose translation is MATSPRTPAARAPRRTVPPVPDGGTAVPGTPTDQSETQRRVREGTGLLAAAAMRRLDADLSWYRALPAEDRSWVNLVAQAGITAFVTWYADPTQPPHGVGEIFATAPPELTRSISLQHTLQLVRVVVDVVETHSDRLAAPGAERELREAVLRYSREVAFSAAEVYARAAEVRGAWDARLEALVVDALVRGDADDALRSRVSALGWSGRGATLVVVGTTTAHMDEVRAADLRRATRRAADDALVGILGDRLVVFLGGEGDLRAAAMSLLPRFGPGPVVVGPTATGLAEATRSARAALAGLAAAAGWEQAPRPVHADDLLPERVLVGDTEARRALVERAYAPLAASQGSLLETLSAYLGGGRSLEAAARSLYVHPNTVRYRLRRVADVTGWDPLDARESYVLQTALAVGRLDGAAG
- a CDS encoding ACP S-malonyltransferase; this encodes MLVVACPGQGAQSPGMLAPWTEVDGFVDALHRASEVTGTDLLAHGTTSDAETIRDTAVAQPLLVATALATLRAVLGAPAGTALPTAARGTVDVVAGHSVGELAAAAVAGVMTDDEALRLVAVRGAAMARAAAASPTGMRAVLGGDPEEVLARLAELGLVPANVNGAGQVVAAGPLDALAALGDAPPTRARVVPLQVAGAFHTDAMAPAVEELAAAAAHVIPRDPVVTLLGNGDGAVVRDGADAVARLVAQVARPVRWDLCQATLVDLGVTALLEVAPGGVLTGLARRTLPGVETLALKSPADLDAARDLVRRHAGTALTPQESQP
- a CDS encoding beta-ketoacyl-ACP synthase III codes for the protein MTRPTLTQATGPAHTRILGLGAVRGERVVPNDDLVGPIESSDEWIRQRTGIVTRRRAGEGTDVLDLAEGAARAALEHAGLTGADIDVVILSTVTYFHQTPAGAAILADRIGATPAAAYDISAACAGYCYGIGQADALVRAGTARHVLVIGAEKMSEFVDPTDRSISFLLGDGAGAVVVGPSDTPGIGPTVWGSDGSQAQAIRQTHSWLATRDEGAGWPTLRQEGQSVFKWAVWQMAPVAQKAMDAAGVSPQDIEAFVPHQANMRIIDQLIKQLRLPESVVVGRDIADTGNTSAASIPLATERLLREGQVGSGALALQIGFGAGLVYAAQVVVLP
- a CDS encoding acyl carrier protein — encoded protein: MAHSEQEILAGLAEIVSEETGLPTDSVLPEKSFTDDLDIDSLSMMTIVTLAEEKFDVQIPDDEVKNLATVGDAVSFIAGAQA
- a CDS encoding beta-ketoacyl-[acyl-carrier-protein] synthase family protein, giving the protein MSTVPEVVVTGLGATTPLGGDVPSTWRAALAGESGAATFENDWAERYDIAVNFGAMVKVPADQVLPRPELKRMDPSAQYAVIATREAWADAGSPEVDGDRLGAVVSSGIGGIWTTLDAWDTLREKGGRRVLPMTVPMLMPNSPVAYVSLELGARAGAHALVSACASGAEAIGYAVQMIRDGRADVVVAGGTEATIHPMPIAAFAASRTLSTRNDDPAGASRPYDVDRDGFVIGEGAGIVVLESAAHAAARGARVYARIGGVGLSADGYHLTSPEPSGDGQVRAMRAALADSGVAAADVTHVNAHATSTVVGDLIEARSIRGVLGDDADHVALSATKSMTGHLLGGAGALETIFTVLAVHDRQAPPTINVANPDPELVLDLVRDTPRALPAGPVAAINNSFGFGGHNVALVVTSA
- a CDS encoding DUF3145 domain-containing protein, producing MAGAITRGVLFVHSAPRALCPHVEWAAGNALGARVSLDWTQQPAGPSFYRAELSWQAAPGTGARLASALRGWAHLRYEVTEEPSAGVDGSRWSHTPELGIFHAATDVHGNVVIPEDRIRAALEHAAEPERLRAELDLALGQAWDDELEPFRYAGAGAPVRWLHRVG
- the def gene encoding peptide deformylase; translated protein: MALREIRIVGDPVLRTPCDPITTIDDRVRSLVEDLLETVDMEGRAGLAANQIGVGLRAFSWNIDDEIGYVLNPVIVELSEDEYQDGDEGCLSVPGLWFPTHRAWYARVVGTDLDGREVVVEGTELMARCLQHEVDHLDGMLYLDRLERSVRKKAMRAIREQL